A DNA window from Aquarana catesbeiana isolate 2022-GZ linkage group LG01, ASM4218655v1, whole genome shotgun sequence contains the following coding sequences:
- the ANKRD37 gene encoding ankyrin repeat domain-containing protein 37 codes for MQLYMDTEVDGLSQLMESGDAVNSPGDALGQTPSHLAACGGHAYFLLWQLQTGVDINQQDLFGETLAHKAARSGSMECLSLLVAHDARLDVYNRDGHTAEDLALSGGFLECAKYLSVVKHTQDTFSRARSSVQDLKEPGAGVKRAQNSLDISHGKRRRSDAFI; via the exons atgcagcTTTACATGGACACAGAG GTTGATGGCCTGAGCCAATTGATGGAGTCGGGAGATGCGGTGAATTCTCCAGGGGACGCGCTGGGACAGACACCCTCACACCTGGCCGCGTGCGGGGGGCATGCATACTTTCTGCTCTGGCAGCTGCAGACCGGAGTTGACATCAACCAGCAG GACTTGTTTGGAGAAACTCTGGCTCATAAAGCAGCTCGGTCCGGCAGTATGGAATGTCTGAGTCTTCTGGTTGCACATGATGCGAGATTAGA TGTCTACAATAGAGACGGGCACACGGCCGAAGATCTGGCGTTGTCAGGTGGATTCCTGGAATGTGCGAAATATCTCTCCGTGGTTAAACATACGCAGGATACGTTTTCTAGAGCGCGGTCTTCTGTGCAAGACTTAAAAGAGCCCGGGGCTGGTGTGAAGAGAGCTCAGAATAGTCTGGATATTTCTCACGGGAAGAGACGGCGATCTGACG CTTTTATTTAG